One window of Thermocoleostomius sinensis A174 genomic DNA carries:
- a CDS encoding FAD-dependent oxidoreductase gives MTLLLSSLPHISRRAALKLMGIGAGVGFLSYSRLAKPQPAVFNQDVLSLPRALSQSRQVAVVGGGLAGLATAYELSQRGFQVTLLERSPQLGGKIASWPIQVGDESFRMEHGFHGFFPQYYNLWGLVDELDIQANFLSLDFYSVVYRGDRYRPEVFRPSHSAFPWNIVDLAVSSGNRLKWGLNLINQGHWQVFREITGFHPRRSYDRLDQISVADWVQHDFPKGLYDLYFLPFAKSSLNAPDVLSAAELMQFFHFYFFGNPEGLAFRGTRQDMGTSLVAPIAQSILNNGGRILTDTTIRDLRWQDGQIASLTYDRGTQPAVPFWTTVSPVLNQENHPVRYYGAGDEVYAVREDRQEALSLTCTHQGCTVQPQADGSFHCPCHGAVFDADGRVQRGPAKRDLARFRIAQHQADRLQLVAAVPETTVRETLQADYYVFATDVPGLQQIFSRATGDVQPDVQQQVANLTVADPFAVARFWFDRDFPWQNSNFTSLSGYRLTDSITLYHRIQDDYIAWAERTGGSVVELHAYCYKEKEFPTQASLLQTFEQELYEVVPELRGATVLHRELVNQKNFSGYPPGSYADRPETNTPVANLLFAGDWVKMPFPCGLMERAISSGLLAANVILEREGLQRRTLYTVKPQGVLSIFT, from the coding sequence ATGACTTTGTTACTGAGTTCTCTTCCGCATATTTCCCGCCGCGCAGCCCTGAAGTTAATGGGAATTGGCGCAGGCGTTGGATTTTTAAGCTACTCTCGGCTGGCCAAGCCCCAGCCCGCCGTTTTTAATCAAGATGTCTTATCCTTACCCAGAGCGTTGAGCCAATCGCGCCAAGTAGCCGTTGTGGGAGGGGGGTTGGCTGGGTTGGCCACCGCCTACGAGCTAAGCCAGCGTGGGTTTCAAGTGACGCTGCTAGAACGATCGCCGCAGCTAGGCGGCAAAATTGCCAGTTGGCCAATTCAGGTTGGAGATGAGTCGTTTCGCATGGAGCACGGCTTTCACGGCTTCTTCCCGCAGTACTACAACCTATGGGGATTGGTGGATGAACTAGATATTCAGGCTAATTTTTTATCGCTAGATTTTTACTCAGTCGTGTATCGCGGCGATCGCTATCGTCCAGAAGTATTTCGACCTAGTCATTCTGCTTTCCCCTGGAATATCGTTGATTTAGCCGTTTCGTCGGGCAACCGGTTGAAATGGGGATTGAACCTCATCAATCAAGGACACTGGCAAGTCTTTCGCGAAATTACAGGCTTCCATCCCCGTAGAAGCTATGATCGGCTCGATCAAATCTCGGTCGCAGACTGGGTGCAGCACGATTTTCCCAAAGGGCTATACGATTTGTACTTCTTGCCCTTTGCCAAATCCAGCCTGAATGCACCCGACGTACTGAGTGCGGCCGAACTGATGCAGTTTTTCCACTTCTACTTTTTTGGCAACCCAGAAGGACTAGCATTCCGCGGTACGCGCCAAGATATGGGTACCAGCTTAGTTGCGCCGATCGCCCAATCCATCCTCAACAACGGCGGGCGAATTCTCACAGATACGACCATTCGCGATCTGCGCTGGCAGGACGGACAAATTGCATCCCTAACCTACGATCGAGGCACTCAACCAGCCGTTCCCTTTTGGACAACCGTCAGTCCCGTCCTTAATCAAGAGAACCACCCAGTGCGCTATTACGGAGCCGGAGACGAAGTCTATGCCGTGCGCGAAGATCGCCAAGAAGCCCTGTCGCTGACCTGTACGCATCAAGGCTGTACAGTGCAACCTCAAGCAGACGGCTCGTTTCATTGTCCGTGTCATGGAGCCGTGTTTGATGCCGATGGACGAGTGCAGCGCGGTCCAGCCAAACGAGATTTAGCACGGTTCCGTATAGCTCAACACCAAGCCGATCGCCTGCAACTAGTCGCGGCGGTACCTGAGACTACAGTTCGCGAAACTCTCCAAGCCGATTACTATGTCTTTGCCACTGATGTTCCCGGCTTACAGCAAATCTTTAGCCGCGCCACCGGAGACGTACAGCCCGACGTGCAGCAGCAGGTCGCCAATCTTACCGTTGCCGATCCGTTTGCTGTTGCTCGCTTCTGGTTCGATCGCGACTTTCCTTGGCAAAACAGCAATTTTACCTCCTTGTCTGGCTACCGTCTCACCGACAGCATCACCCTCTATCACCGCATTCAGGATGATTACATCGCTTGGGCCGAACGAACCGGCGGCAGCGTGGTAGAACTCCATGCCTATTGCTACAAGGAAAAAGAGTTCCCCACCCAAGCATCCTTGCTACAAACCTTTGAACAGGAATTATACGAAGTTGTCCCCGAACTGCGAGGAGCCACTGTCCTACATCGAGAACTGGTAAATCAGAAAAACTTTTCGGGTTATCCACCAGGTAGCTATGCCGATCGCCCAGAGACAAATACTCCAGTTGCCAACCTGTTGTTCGCCGGAGACTGGGTGAAAATGCCCTTTCCCTGTGGGTTGATGGAACGCGCCATCAGCAGCGGATTGTTGGCTGCAAATGTCATTTTAGAGCGAGAAGGATTGCAGCGCCGTACGCTTTATACAGTGAAGCCGCAAGGAGTACTGTCGATTTTTACTTAA
- the argC gene encoding N-acetyl-gamma-glutamyl-phosphate reductase, whose product MGDSDRVPVGIVGASGYGGVQLVRLLQDHPKLDLAYMGGDSSAGKPFSDLYPHLANRTDLMIEAIDLNVIGDRCQAVFLSLPNGLACDMAPSLLEKGCKVLDLSADYRFSNLETYEAWYGKRRTDQAIAETAVYGLPELYRDRIATAQLVGCPGCHCTASLLALSPLLKQGLIIPESAVIDSKTGTSGGGRKAAVNMLLAEADQSVGAYNVARHRHTPEIEQICSDLAGHEVLVQFTPHLIPMVRGILSTVYATLRDPGLVRDDLLTIYQAFYRSSPWVKILPSGIYPQTKWATGTNLCYIGIEVDPRTDRVIVMSAIDNLMKGQASQAIQCLNIMMGWDETLGLPQLGFYP is encoded by the coding sequence ATGGGTGATTCAGACCGCGTGCCAGTTGGAATTGTAGGGGCGTCAGGCTATGGAGGCGTGCAGCTTGTTCGCCTCTTGCAAGACCACCCCAAGCTTGATCTTGCCTATATGGGCGGTGATAGCAGTGCCGGAAAGCCATTTTCCGATCTTTATCCGCATTTGGCCAATCGCACGGATTTAATGATTGAAGCGATCGATCTCAATGTCATTGGCGATCGCTGTCAGGCAGTGTTTTTGTCGCTTCCGAATGGGCTGGCTTGCGATATGGCTCCGAGTCTGCTAGAGAAAGGCTGCAAAGTACTCGATCTCTCAGCTGACTACCGATTCAGCAACCTAGAAACCTACGAAGCTTGGTATGGCAAGCGGCGCACTGATCAGGCGATCGCGGAAACGGCCGTGTATGGGTTGCCGGAACTGTACCGCGATCGGATTGCGACGGCTCAGTTAGTCGGCTGTCCGGGGTGTCATTGCACCGCTAGCTTATTAGCCCTGTCGCCCCTGCTGAAACAAGGCTTAATTATTCCGGAATCAGCGGTGATTGACTCCAAAACTGGAACTTCTGGCGGCGGACGCAAGGCGGCGGTTAATATGCTACTGGCCGAAGCGGATCAATCGGTTGGGGCCTACAACGTGGCTCGCCATCGCCACACACCTGAAATTGAACAAATTTGCAGCGATTTAGCTGGTCACGAAGTCTTGGTGCAGTTCACGCCCCACCTGATCCCAATGGTGCGCGGCATTTTGTCTACGGTTTATGCCACACTGCGCGATCCGGGCTTGGTGCGGGATGATTTACTCACTATCTATCAAGCCTTTTATCGATCGTCTCCTTGGGTGAAGATTCTACCGAGCGGCATTTATCCTCAAACCAAATGGGCTACCGGAACCAACCTTTGTTATATCGGTATTGAAGTTGATCCGCGCACCGATCGGGTGATTGTTATGTCGGCGATCGACAATTTGATGAAAGGGCAAGCCAGCCAAGCGATTCAGTGCCTCAATATTATGATGGGCTGGGACGAAACGTTGGGATTACCACAGTTGGGATTTTATCCATAG
- the ribBA gene encoding bifunctional 3,4-dihydroxy-2-butanone-4-phosphate synthase/GTP cyclohydrolase II yields the protein MEPLQHEDGPSAQNLTFKFDSIAAALDDLKAGKAIVVVDDENRENEGDVICAAQFATPDMINFMAVEARGLICLAMTGDRLDQLDLPLMVSTRSYEDSNEQTAFTVSIDGAYHLGVTTGISAEDRARTIQLTLNPNTKPSDLRRPGHIFPLRAKDGGVLKRAGHTEAGVDLARLAGLYPAAVICEIQNPDGSMARLPELITYAKHHQLKIISIADLISYRLQHERFIRREAVAALPTQFGHFQVYAYRNLLDNSEHLAIVKGDPATFKHKTVMVRVHSECLTGDALGSLRCDCRMQLQAALKMIENAGEGVVVYLRQEGRGIGLVNKLKAYSLQDMGLDTVEANERLGFPADQRNYGMGAQILKDVGVEKFCLITNNPRKIAGLKGYGLEMVDRVPLLIEATSYNVNYLAAKAEKLGHLLLRTYLVTVAIQWNDHPPLSERYERLEKIRHLAKRHDLLLQEEARLLALALFGESSLVFHLGFDQPDVAPLNWYNQCNHPYLQAIGEILDTLSDWSAVQQLEFLVSSGSDPFTNLQVQLDRQIFHLDQPAQADTVKPSQLCESLETQRIYVFSSHTMND from the coding sequence GTGGAACCGCTTCAACACGAGGATGGGCCCTCAGCCCAAAACTTGACCTTTAAGTTCGATTCGATCGCAGCGGCTTTAGATGATTTAAAAGCTGGCAAGGCGATTGTCGTCGTCGATGATGAAAATCGCGAAAATGAAGGCGATGTCATCTGCGCAGCCCAATTCGCCACCCCCGATATGATCAATTTCATGGCAGTAGAAGCGCGGGGATTAATTTGCTTGGCGATGACGGGCGATCGCTTAGATCAACTAGATTTGCCGCTGATGGTCAGTACGCGCAGCTATGAAGACAGCAATGAACAAACGGCCTTCACCGTCAGTATTGATGGAGCCTATCATCTCGGTGTAACGACAGGAATCTCGGCCGAAGATCGAGCTAGGACCATTCAGTTAACCCTTAATCCCAACACCAAACCCAGCGATCTGCGGCGTCCTGGCCACATCTTTCCGCTGCGGGCCAAAGACGGCGGCGTTTTGAAACGGGCCGGACACACCGAAGCTGGCGTTGACTTGGCGCGGTTAGCCGGATTATACCCAGCAGCGGTCATCTGCGAGATTCAAAATCCGGATGGCTCGATGGCGAGATTGCCAGAATTGATTACCTATGCCAAACATCATCAGCTTAAAATCATTAGCATTGCTGACTTAATTAGCTATCGGCTTCAGCATGAGCGGTTTATTCGCCGCGAGGCAGTGGCAGCCTTACCAACCCAGTTTGGTCACTTTCAGGTTTATGCCTACCGCAACCTATTGGATAATTCTGAACATTTGGCGATCGTCAAGGGCGATCCGGCTACTTTTAAGCACAAAACTGTGATGGTGCGGGTGCACTCCGAATGCTTGACTGGGGATGCTCTAGGCTCACTGCGATGTGATTGTCGAATGCAGCTTCAAGCCGCCTTGAAAATGATTGAAAATGCGGGAGAAGGGGTGGTGGTGTATCTGCGACAAGAAGGGCGGGGTATCGGGCTAGTGAACAAGCTTAAGGCCTATTCGCTGCAAGATATGGGGCTAGATACGGTAGAAGCAAACGAACGCTTGGGCTTTCCGGCCGATCAACGCAACTATGGCATGGGGGCCCAGATTCTGAAAGATGTAGGCGTAGAAAAATTCTGCCTCATTACCAATAATCCGCGTAAGATTGCCGGACTAAAGGGGTATGGGCTAGAAATGGTCGATCGCGTACCGTTGCTGATTGAGGCCACCTCTTATAACGTCAATTATCTGGCTGCCAAAGCCGAAAAACTGGGACACTTGCTGCTGCGTACCTATCTTGTCACCGTCGCCATTCAATGGAACGATCACCCGCCTTTGTCTGAACGGTATGAGCGGCTAGAAAAAATCCGACATCTGGCCAAACGCCATGACTTACTGCTGCAAGAAGAAGCTCGATTACTAGCGTTGGCACTATTTGGAGAATCATCACTGGTGTTTCACTTAGGATTCGACCAACCGGATGTGGCTCCGCTCAATTGGTACAATCAATGCAATCATCCCTATCTACAGGCGATCGGTGAGATCTTGGATACCCTGTCTGATTGGTCGGCGGTGCAGCAACTAGAGTTTCTGGTTTCAAGTGGCAGCGATCCCTTCACGAATTTGCAAGTGCAACTCGATCGCCAAATTTTTCACCTCGATCAACCCGCCCAAGCCGATACGGTCAAACCGTCCCAACTGTGTGAATCTCTAGAAACACAGCGAATCTACGTGTTTTCTAGCCACACCATGAATGATTAG
- a CDS encoding CU044_2847 family protein, protein MSKKLQPVQIDEDTIIYIEANDDVEVSSVMVEGEEQTRGGQKGWMDKPAAQVAQNFQAIESTIRAYTKYTLNAFRDAALANVEKVTLEFGVNLSGEGGVPYIATGTVDCNLSITVECAFPERAKPAQPTAHAAVQSAVAQRPPTPQGQPMPRQPHPQELPNGFRSPQ, encoded by the coding sequence ATGAGCAAGAAACTTCAACCTGTGCAAATTGATGAAGATACCATCATTTACATTGAAGCAAATGACGACGTCGAAGTTTCATCGGTCATGGTGGAAGGCGAAGAACAAACTCGCGGTGGACAAAAAGGCTGGATGGATAAACCAGCGGCACAGGTCGCTCAAAACTTTCAAGCGATCGAAAGCACAATTAGAGCGTACACAAAATATACGCTGAACGCTTTCCGCGATGCAGCCTTGGCCAATGTTGAAAAAGTAACGCTGGAATTTGGCGTCAACCTCAGTGGGGAAGGCGGCGTTCCTTATATTGCCACGGGAACAGTAGACTGCAACCTATCGATCACAGTGGAATGTGCCTTCCCGGAACGAGCCAAGCCAGCCCAGCCCACAGCGCATGCTGCCGTCCAATCTGCCGTCGCGCAACGCCCACCCACACCGCAGGGGCAACCGATGCCGCGCCAGCCCCATCCTCAAGAGCTACCCAATGGATTCCGATCGCCACAATAG
- a CDS encoding amidase: MNPTDLAFTSALEQAELIRRKEISPLELTQLYLSRIEQLNPQLGCYFTVAVDPALADARAKTEQLAGTAAELPPFWGVPLSIKDLNSVAGLPSTLGSPVLRNNIAAYDDAVVTRIKQAGFVILGKTAVPELATLPYTEPQGFPPARNPWHLDYTPGGSSGGAAAAVAAGLSSVAHASDGGGSIRGPAFCCGVVGLKPARGRVSYAPIGDALGGASVNGSLGRTVADAAALLDVMSGYVTGDPYWLPDPEIPFATVALHAQQQSLRSHRIAFATGMPPVGEANSICQQAVLATAQQLENLGHHLEPEGPDCTGLVEPFTLIWRTSVKALGLPPEALQPFNRWLYDQADSSGDYQKALWAMQVLSRRLVAFLDRYDAVLLPVYLHPAIRVGEWADLSPAATLEKVIQWIAPCPLANATGLPAVAIPTGFTPDGLPMGVQLVGRPADEATIIALAAQLEAVQPWSQHRPSMAIGG; this comes from the coding sequence ATGAACCCAACAGATTTGGCCTTTACATCTGCCCTAGAACAGGCTGAATTAATTCGGCGCAAAGAAATCTCTCCGCTAGAACTAACGCAGCTTTACTTATCGCGCATTGAACAACTCAATCCCCAATTGGGTTGTTATTTCACAGTCGCGGTTGACCCAGCCCTAGCAGACGCCCGTGCCAAAACCGAGCAGTTAGCGGGCACAGCGGCAGAATTACCGCCATTTTGGGGCGTGCCACTCTCCATCAAAGATCTCAACTCCGTTGCCGGACTGCCTTCTACCTTAGGTAGCCCAGTTTTGCGTAACAATATTGCCGCTTACGATGATGCCGTGGTCACGCGAATCAAGCAGGCTGGATTTGTAATTTTGGGTAAAACGGCGGTTCCCGAACTGGCCACTCTGCCCTACACCGAACCTCAAGGATTTCCTCCGGCTCGTAATCCCTGGCATCTAGATTATACGCCCGGTGGGTCTAGTGGTGGGGCGGCGGCAGCCGTGGCGGCGGGGCTATCTTCGGTGGCCCATGCCTCAGACGGGGGTGGCTCCATTCGAGGGCCCGCTTTCTGCTGTGGTGTGGTGGGACTGAAACCAGCGCGGGGGCGGGTTTCCTATGCGCCGATCGGAGATGCGTTGGGGGGAGCCAGTGTCAATGGTAGCCTGGGCCGAACGGTGGCAGATGCAGCCGCCTTACTGGATGTGATGTCAGGCTATGTCACCGGTGATCCCTACTGGTTGCCCGATCCAGAGATTCCATTTGCCACAGTGGCCCTACACGCCCAACAACAGAGCCTTCGATCGCACCGCATTGCCTTTGCCACCGGAATGCCGCCCGTGGGCGAAGCTAATTCCATCTGCCAGCAAGCCGTACTTGCCACTGCCCAGCAACTAGAGAATTTGGGCCATCACCTAGAGCCAGAGGGTCCAGACTGTACCGGATTGGTGGAACCGTTCACGCTGATCTGGCGTACCAGTGTAAAAGCTCTAGGGTTACCACCAGAAGCCCTACAACCGTTCAATCGCTGGCTCTATGACCAAGCAGACAGCAGTGGAGATTATCAAAAAGCTCTGTGGGCAATGCAAGTGCTATCGCGGCGACTGGTAGCCTTCCTCGATCGCTATGATGCAGTGTTGTTGCCGGTCTATTTGCATCCTGCCATTCGTGTCGGTGAGTGGGCTGATCTGAGTCCAGCAGCAACGTTAGAGAAAGTCATTCAGTGGATTGCGCCGTGTCCCCTAGCCAACGCAACCGGGTTACCTGCTGTTGCTATTCCTACTGGGTTTACTCCTGACGGATTGCCGATGGGGGTTCAGCTAGTGGGACGGCCAGCCGATGAAGCGACGATCATTGCTCTAGCGGCTCAACTAGAAGCGGTGCAACCCTGGAGCCAGCATCGACCTTCAATGGCGATCGGGGGTTAG
- a CDS encoding WD40 repeat domain-containing serine/threonine-protein kinase — translation MSYCLNPTCSQPENPDNANFCQACGAMLRLGNRYRAVKLLGQGGFGRTFLAIDEVQDSTQDLSPSPSRCVIKQLLPRGSVAKAERIDRFRQEAERLAALGEHAQIPKLLAHFEETEAQYLVQEYIDGDNLDAVLQQEGPFNEMAIRDLLADLLPVIRFVHSYQVIHRDIKPENIIRPRQGHHFVLVDFGASKYATEAVLARTGTVIGSAGYAAPEQAMGRADFASDLYSLGITCIHLLTGLHPFDLYSVSEDRWVWQQYLPKPISGRLRRVLDKLLEKATSQRYRNATEVLQDLGLESNLPAAIESIDRSSPSARIRSRSRSAMTETWQCVQTLADHEGEVTALAISPGGRILASGSSDNAIRFWSLETGERLHLFAGRSLWSGDGHGEGISTLAFSPDGETLASGSDDGTIKWWDLTTRKLIYTLPSHGWGISAISFHPKGYVLACGSRDGLIQIWDLYHERLITNLTVHSDQISALIFVPKRRILISSSYDKKICLWDVQTQELIKTLTGHVDRISSIALSQNNRTLVSSSWDKTVKLWDLEFGEQRKVIAAHKRPVTCLALHPTQPLFASGSEDSTIKLWNLESGDRLSTLKSFWGINALAFSPNGQVLVSGGADELIKLWRKRASGNVVN, via the coding sequence ATGAGTTATTGCCTCAATCCAACCTGTTCTCAGCCTGAAAATCCTGACAACGCCAATTTCTGTCAAGCTTGTGGAGCAATGTTGCGGTTGGGCAATCGCTATCGTGCGGTTAAGCTTCTGGGACAAGGAGGGTTTGGGCGCACATTTTTGGCGATCGACGAAGTGCAGGACTCTACTCAAGATTTAAGTCCATCACCTTCGCGGTGTGTAATTAAACAACTGTTACCGCGTGGGTCGGTTGCCAAGGCTGAGAGGATCGATCGGTTTCGCCAAGAGGCTGAACGGCTAGCAGCTTTAGGAGAGCATGCCCAAATTCCGAAATTACTGGCACATTTTGAAGAAACAGAAGCGCAATACTTAGTACAGGAATACATCGATGGCGACAACTTGGATGCGGTTTTACAGCAGGAAGGGCCGTTTAATGAAATGGCCATTCGTGACTTGCTAGCCGATCTGCTGCCTGTAATCCGCTTTGTGCATAGCTATCAGGTGATTCATCGCGACATTAAACCAGAAAATATCATTCGTCCGCGTCAGGGTCATCATTTTGTCTTGGTTGACTTTGGAGCTTCAAAATATGCTACCGAAGCCGTGTTGGCCCGCACTGGAACGGTCATCGGCAGCGCTGGATATGCGGCTCCAGAACAGGCAATGGGGCGAGCCGATTTTGCCAGCGATCTCTACAGCTTGGGTATCACCTGCATTCACTTACTGACAGGGCTGCACCCCTTCGATTTGTACTCAGTTAGTGAAGATCGGTGGGTGTGGCAACAATATTTACCAAAACCCATTAGTGGACGCTTGCGGCGGGTTTTGGACAAACTGCTGGAAAAAGCAACCAGCCAACGCTATCGCAATGCTACCGAAGTACTGCAAGATTTAGGACTGGAATCCAACCTGCCTGCTGCTATTGAATCGATCGATCGATCGTCGCCCTCTGCCCGTATCCGTTCCCGTTCCCGTTCGGCGATGACAGAAACCTGGCAATGTGTACAAACGCTGGCAGACCATGAAGGGGAAGTGACAGCCCTTGCCATCAGTCCGGGTGGGCGAATTTTGGCAAGTGGCAGCAGCGATAACGCAATTCGGTTTTGGAGCTTGGAAACAGGCGAACGGCTGCATCTGTTTGCTGGACGATCGCTGTGGTCGGGGGATGGTCATGGCGAAGGCATTAGCACCCTTGCCTTTAGTCCCGATGGCGAAACCCTGGCCAGCGGCAGTGATGACGGCACGATCAAATGGTGGGATTTAACCACACGCAAGCTAATTTACACCCTTCCTAGCCACGGTTGGGGCATTTCTGCCATTTCATTTCATCCAAAAGGTTATGTATTAGCCTGTGGCAGCCGCGACGGGTTGATTCAAATTTGGGATTTATACCACGAACGTCTGATTACTAATTTGACCGTTCATTCTGATCAGATCAGTGCTCTGATTTTTGTGCCAAAACGACGAATCCTAATCAGCAGTAGCTATGATAAAAAAATTTGCCTGTGGGATGTACAAACACAGGAACTTATTAAAACATTAACTGGACATGTCGATCGCATCAGTTCGATCGCACTTAGCCAAAACAACCGTACCTTAGTGAGCAGCAGTTGGGACAAAACCGTAAAACTTTGGGATCTGGAATTTGGTGAACAGCGCAAAGTGATTGCCGCGCACAAACGCCCTGTTACTTGTTTGGCCCTTCATCCCACGCAACCCTTGTTTGCCAGCGGTAGTGAGGACAGCACAATCAAGCTGTGGAATTTGGAATCAGGCGATCGGCTTAGCACACTAAAAAGTTTTTGGGGAATTAATGCCCTTGCCTTCAGCCCCAATGGTCAGGTTTTGGTCAGTGGCG